One window from the genome of Myxococcus fulvus encodes:
- a CDS encoding DoxX family protein, with protein MKLASLFPAPLPTAPSVGLLLLRLVAGIAFMFHGWSKIQNPFAWMGAEAPVPGILQALAALSEFGGGLAWALGLLVPLASLGLFFTMAVATHVHAVVKGDPFVGHAGSYELPLLYLVIAVVLMTVGPGRFALDTWLRKKLG; from the coding sequence ATGAAGCTCGCCTCCTTGTTCCCCGCCCCTCTGCCGACGGCGCCCAGCGTCGGCCTGTTGCTGCTGCGCCTCGTCGCCGGCATCGCGTTCATGTTTCACGGCTGGTCGAAGATTCAAAATCCGTTTGCCTGGATGGGCGCCGAGGCCCCCGTGCCCGGAATCCTCCAGGCGCTCGCGGCGCTCTCGGAGTTCGGCGGCGGGCTCGCGTGGGCGCTGGGCCTGCTCGTGCCCCTCGCGTCCCTGGGCCTCTTCTTCACCATGGCCGTCGCGACGCACGTGCACGCCGTGGTGAAGGGCGACCCGTTCGTCGGCCACGCCGGCAGCTATGAGCTGCCCCTGCTCTACCTGGTCATCGCGGTGGTGCTGATGACCGTGGGGCCCGGCCGCTTCGCCCTGGACACCTGGCTGCGCAAGAAGCTCGGCTGA